A genomic region of Vampirovibrio chlorellavorus contains the following coding sequences:
- a CDS encoding OsmC family protein: MVMRSAQAEWQGNLREGKGTVELGSGAFKGSYSFPSRFEDGTGTNPEELIAAAHAGCFSMALSAGLSKAGFNPTRVHTVAKVHLEKVGEGFEITTIELETEAEIPGIDEAQFHEQAEAAKKGCPISKALAGPQIKLSAKLLQAAH, translated from the coding sequence ATGGTAATGAGATCCGCACAGGCCGAATGGCAAGGCAACCTGCGTGAAGGCAAAGGGACGGTTGAACTGGGCAGCGGCGCTTTCAAAGGCAGCTACTCCTTCCCCTCCCGTTTTGAAGACGGCACCGGCACCAACCCGGAAGAGTTGATTGCCGCCGCGCACGCTGGCTGCTTCTCCATGGCTTTGTCCGCTGGCCTGAGCAAGGCTGGCTTCAACCCCACCCGTGTTCACACCGTGGCCAAAGTACATCTGGAAAAAGTGGGCGAAGGCTTTGAAATCACCACCATCGAGCTGGAAACCGAAGCCGAAATCCCCGGCATTGACGAGGCACAGTTCCACGAGCAAGCCGAAGCCGCCAAAAAAGGCTGCCCCATTTCCAAGGCTCTGGCTGGCCCGCAAATCAAACTGAGCGCTAAATTGCTGCAAGCCGCCCACTAG
- a CDS encoding long-chain-fatty-acid--CoA ligase, translating into MNTRSPATTNLARCIFEAAERRPEHPALMGRGGVLTYAALAQKIIALAGAVEQLGLQAGDRVALLLYNTQAFAVAYFALLSLGIAVVPVNTRLTASEIDVILEDAQAKLLISSLEFFNTITHLQADCLQGLVLDTELLASEEELDPLLDAFPLGCALYRWNELLARKLEPREPLPYALPGQTPAALIYTSGTTGKPKGVILSHRNIEADAQANVAVIEAVPDDRFITISPLFHVFGQTNILVSAMMAGATVVLVRKFSPKTVLETIERHQVTFMAAVPTMYLMMLTHLREKRFDLSSLRVCHSGAAPMAVDTFHEVEQYFGAPVQEGYGLSEASSIVCSNPLHGPRKPGSVGLPLQGVQVKILREDDTEAAVREIGELYVQGEIVMQGYHQRPEETAKSLRPFPDGTWLKTKDLGYKDEDGYIYIVDRTDDLINIGGVKVYPREIEEVLFKHPAVQAVAVTGVPSTLHHEAIKAFVVTKVEQSCTKESLMEFCRPHLADFKIPKHYEFVEAIPQGATGKILRKDLRRDI; encoded by the coding sequence GTGAACACCCGCTCCCCTGCTACCACCAACCTGGCCCGCTGTATTTTTGAGGCGGCGGAACGCCGACCCGAACACCCGGCCTTAATGGGACGTGGCGGGGTTCTGACCTATGCGGCGTTGGCCCAAAAAATAATCGCTCTGGCGGGGGCCGTGGAGCAACTGGGCTTGCAAGCCGGCGATCGGGTGGCCTTGTTGTTGTACAACACGCAGGCCTTTGCCGTGGCCTATTTTGCCCTGCTCAGTCTGGGCATTGCTGTGGTGCCGGTCAATACCCGCCTGACCGCCAGCGAGATTGACGTCATTCTGGAAGACGCTCAGGCCAAGCTGTTGATCAGCTCGCTGGAGTTTTTTAACACCATTACCCACTTGCAGGCGGATTGCTTGCAGGGCTTGGTGCTGGATACCGAGTTGCTGGCCAGTGAGGAGGAATTGGACCCGTTGTTGGATGCCTTTCCCCTGGGCTGCGCCTTGTATCGCTGGAACGAATTGCTGGCCCGCAAACTGGAACCCCGGGAGCCTTTGCCCTATGCGCTACCCGGTCAGACCCCGGCGGCCTTGATATACACCTCGGGCACCACCGGGAAGCCCAAGGGGGTGATTCTTAGCCATCGCAATATTGAGGCGGACGCTCAGGCCAACGTTGCGGTTATCGAAGCGGTTCCCGACGATCGCTTTATTACCATCTCCCCTTTGTTTCACGTGTTTGGGCAAACCAACATTCTGGTATCGGCCATGATGGCGGGCGCCACCGTGGTGCTGGTGCGCAAGTTCAGCCCCAAAACGGTGCTGGAGACCATTGAGCGCCATCAGGTGACCTTTATGGCCGCTGTGCCCACCATGTACCTGATGATGCTGACCCACCTGCGGGAAAAACGCTTTGATTTGTCATCCTTGCGGGTCTGCCACTCCGGGGCGGCCCCCATGGCCGTGGATACCTTCCACGAGGTGGAACAATACTTCGGGGCCCCGGTGCAGGAGGGCTACGGCTTGTCGGAAGCCTCCTCCATTGTTTGCTCCAACCCATTGCATGGCCCCCGAAAACCGGGCTCGGTGGGGCTTCCCTTACAAGGTGTACAGGTCAAAATCCTGCGGGAGGATGATACGGAAGCCGCCGTGCGTGAAATCGGCGAGCTGTACGTGCAAGGCGAGATTGTCATGCAGGGGTATCACCAGCGCCCGGAGGAAACGGCCAAAAGCCTGCGCCCATTCCCGGATGGCACTTGGCTGAAGACCAAAGATCTGGGCTACAAGGACGAGGACGGCTATATTTACATCGTGGATCGCACCGATGATCTGATCAATATTGGCGGAGTGAAGGTCTATCCCCGAGAGATTGAAGAGGTGCTGTTCAAGCACCCGGCGGTGCAAGCGGTGGCTGTGACCGGGGTGCCTTCCACCCTGCATCATGAGGCCATCAAGGCCTTTGTGGTCACCAAAGTGGAGCAAAGCTGCACTAAAGAAAGCCTGATGGAGTTTTGTCGTCCGCATCTGGCGGATTTTAAAATACCCAAGCATTACGAGTTCGTGGAGGCTATCCCTCAGGGGGCTACCGGTAAAATCCTGCGCAAAGACCTGCGCCGGGATATTTAA
- a CDS encoding glycine cleavage system protein R translates to MTKAVISGIGPDQPGIVAAIADILYKRGCNIVDSTMTRLANEFAVILIINAPNSVRFPDLKAEFATLEESHNMTVVIKPIPDNIGMDFHKPENPYMISVAGQDQAGITYKISRKLAEMDINITDLNAQCIQGDEGPVYIMMVEIDIPNSMAVGSLQKEIQEIAREIGLEIQLRPLEAVAL, encoded by the coding sequence ATGACAAAAGCAGTGATTAGTGGTATTGGCCCGGATCAACCGGGCATTGTGGCGGCAATCGCCGACATCCTCTATAAACGGGGATGCAATATTGTGGACTCCACCATGACCCGGCTGGCCAACGAGTTCGCCGTGATTCTGATTATTAACGCTCCCAACTCGGTGCGTTTCCCGGATCTCAAGGCCGAATTCGCCACCCTGGAAGAGAGCCACAACATGACCGTGGTCATCAAGCCCATTCCCGACAACATCGGTATGGACTTCCACAAGCCGGAAAATCCGTACATGATCTCTGTGGCCGGACAGGATCAGGCGGGCATTACCTACAAAATTTCGCGCAAATTGGCCGAAATGGACATTAACATCACCGATTTGAACGCCCAGTGCATTCAGGGCGATGAAGGCCCGGTTTACATCATGATGGTCGAAATCGATATTCCCAATTCTATGGCGGTAGGCTCCCTGCAAAAGGAAATTCAGGAAATCGCTCGGGAAATTGGTCTGGAAATTCAGTTACGCCCCCTGGAAGCCGTGGCCCTGTAA
- the pyrE gene encoding orotate phosphoribosyltransferase, with amino-acid sequence MTHTQTMQDELFQIIKRLSFRRGDFILASGQRSSYYVDCRLSTLDGRGAYLIGQLLYDHLVNLHPDAVGGMTLGADPIVSSILYRSAEVGKPMAGFIVRKEAKGHGAGNQIEGNLSPWMRVVLVEDVVTTGGSTLKAIEAIRKAYPSIQIVGVLAIIDRNAGGADAFSRLGIPFQALYNVQAFLEE; translated from the coding sequence ATGACTCACACCCAAACCATGCAAGATGAGTTGTTCCAGATTATCAAGCGCCTGTCTTTCAGGCGGGGAGATTTTATCTTGGCCTCCGGGCAACGCTCTAGCTACTATGTGGATTGTCGTTTAAGTACGCTGGATGGGCGGGGGGCTTATCTCATCGGGCAATTACTCTATGATCACCTGGTGAATCTGCATCCCGATGCCGTGGGTGGGATGACCTTGGGGGCGGATCCCATTGTCAGCAGTATTTTGTACCGCAGCGCTGAAGTGGGCAAGCCCATGGCGGGCTTTATCGTGCGCAAAGAGGCCAAGGGTCACGGCGCTGGCAACCAGATTGAGGGCAATCTCTCCCCCTGGATGCGGGTGGTGCTGGTGGAAGACGTGGTCACTACGGGCGGCTCCACGCTGAAAGCCATTGAAGCCATTCGAAAAGCCTACCCCAGTATCCAGATTGTGGGGGTGCTGGCCATTATCGATCGCAATGCCGGTGGCGCGGACGCCTTTAGTCGTCTTGGGATTCCGTTTCAGGCGCTGTACAACGTTCAAGCATTTCTTGAGGAATAA
- a CDS encoding glycosyltransferase, protein MSLLQIGKRKKNVPQLRDKVYFSVSSEGYGHSSRALAIARHFKPSDILLASYSYALERIRSYDYPSVEVAQEVKFVGSEGHFDVGKTILNNPARALGLNQIVQEEMDIIKRHGVTLVVADGRIAPVLAAERLDIPCIVLTNQSAFYPFFERDSALVKLFGRSFEWVMKLWLSSAEEILIPDFSPPYTVCLPNLSDNYQVKKRTRFVGPLVAWQADEVQAIAKPSDKPLIVASLGGHEYRRPLFDAIIEAARCMSHLDFMIISSFTTANVPENAQIHPFVKEAAPYFKAADLVITQAGHSTAMELLTLGKPSLIVPDSQQIEQENNASRMLELGVSLTMSYQALSDSSQRALCANIERLLGDPEFETRTREFATMAAEIHGARRAAEHLKEFAHRLSAY, encoded by the coding sequence ATGTCTTTGCTGCAAATTGGTAAGCGAAAAAAGAATGTGCCCCAACTGCGGGACAAAGTGTACTTCTCGGTGAGCAGCGAGGGGTATGGCCACTCCAGCCGTGCCTTGGCCATTGCCCGACACTTCAAACCCAGCGATATTCTGCTGGCTTCCTACAGTTACGCCCTGGAGCGCATCCGTTCCTACGACTACCCCAGCGTGGAAGTGGCTCAGGAGGTCAAGTTCGTGGGCTCCGAAGGGCACTTTGACGTCGGCAAGACCATCCTGAACAACCCGGCCCGAGCCTTGGGGCTGAACCAGATTGTGCAAGAAGAAATGGACATCATCAAGCGCCACGGCGTCACCCTGGTGGTGGCCGATGGTCGCATTGCCCCGGTTCTGGCCGCGGAACGACTGGACATTCCCTGCATTGTGCTGACCAACCAAAGCGCCTTTTACCCCTTTTTCGAGCGGGATTCCGCACTGGTCAAGCTGTTTGGCCGCTCCTTCGAGTGGGTGATGAAGCTGTGGCTATCCAGCGCCGAAGAGATTCTGATTCCGGATTTCAGCCCGCCTTATACGGTTTGCCTGCCCAATCTCTCCGATAATTATCAGGTCAAGAAGCGTACCCGCTTTGTGGGCCCTCTGGTGGCCTGGCAGGCGGATGAAGTGCAAGCCATCGCCAAGCCCAGCGACAAGCCCTTGATTGTGGCCTCATTGGGCGGGCACGAATACCGACGTCCCTTGTTCGACGCCATTATCGAGGCGGCCCGGTGCATGAGCCACCTGGATTTCATGATCATCTCCAGCTTTACCACCGCCAACGTGCCGGAAAACGCCCAGATTCATCCTTTCGTCAAGGAGGCCGCTCCCTACTTCAAGGCCGCCGATCTGGTCATTACTCAGGCCGGACACAGCACAGCCATGGAGCTGCTAACGCTGGGCAAACCCTCCCTGATTGTGCCCGACAGCCAGCAGATTGAGCAGGAAAACAACGCCAGCCGCATGTTGGAACTGGGCGTGTCGCTCACCATGTCCTATCAGGCGTTAAGCGATAGTTCCCAACGGGCGCTGTGCGCCAACATCGAACGGTTATTGGGCGATCCGGAGTTTGAGACTCGCACCCGAGAGTTTGCTACAATGGCGGCAGAGATTCATGGCGCTCGTCGGGCCGCCGAACACCTCAAAGAGTTTGCCCATCGGTTGTCCGCCTATTAA
- a CDS encoding MFS transporter: MPLQTPSTAPAESVESLESSLSAREGYRVVLTNRNFLALWIGQIFSQIADRIIFVVFISLIVSHFGPSDRYSSFLYIAFTIPAILLTAIAGVFVDRWPRRAVLVATNLMRAALVALIPWAAQATGGWAIYYVAFLISAATQFFVPAEAATIPTIVSKSSLLTANSLFTTTMMVAVIFGFALGDPLINLFSLNNVHWAITGLFLAASLSLAFVQTPPLCVLEEDGRPPAASMKEAFARFGHEIQDGLRYIGDHPIVRNAMLKLATLFSAMVALCILFISFAKTYLFEDPQVAAQKFAYIIAFSGVGMALGAFWVGHSFHHARRGVMVYSGFLSVGLCLVLLTLVRFLSMKGHVIYLPQLLSGGFELAAVRFTARMVYTYALSIIMGVGAAFIAIPLQALLQELIPEDKRGKVFGVQFTILSTSSTLPVLVAGLAVEQVGVGAMFLLIGIPMLLLGVLGLYNRLKAEKSHVFAANW, encoded by the coding sequence ATGCCGCTTCAAACGCCCTCTACCGCACCTGCCGAATCAGTCGAGTCACTCGAATCGTCGCTTTCCGCCCGGGAAGGCTACCGGGTGGTGCTGACCAATCGTAATTTTCTCGCCTTGTGGATTGGCCAGATTTTTTCCCAAATCGCCGATCGTATTATCTTTGTGGTGTTCATCAGCCTGATTGTCAGCCACTTTGGCCCCAGCGATCGCTACAGCAGCTTTCTCTACATCGCTTTCACCATTCCGGCCATTTTACTCACGGCCATTGCCGGGGTGTTTGTGGATCGCTGGCCCCGCCGGGCCGTGCTGGTGGCTACCAACCTGATGCGGGCCGCCCTGGTAGCACTCATTCCCTGGGCCGCGCAAGCCACCGGAGGCTGGGCCATCTACTATGTGGCCTTCCTCATATCAGCGGCCACCCAGTTTTTTGTCCCCGCGGAAGCGGCCACCATTCCCACCATAGTCAGCAAGTCCTCGCTGCTGACGGCCAACTCCCTGTTTACCACCACCATGATGGTGGCGGTCATTTTTGGCTTTGCCCTCGGCGATCCGCTGATCAACCTGTTTTCCCTGAACAACGTGCATTGGGCCATCACCGGGCTGTTTCTGGCCGCCAGCCTGTCGCTGGCCTTTGTGCAAACCCCGCCCCTGTGTGTGCTGGAAGAAGACGGCCGCCCGCCAGCAGCCAGCATGAAAGAGGCCTTTGCCCGGTTTGGGCATGAGATTCAGGACGGCCTGCGCTATATCGGCGATCATCCCATTGTGCGCAACGCCATGCTGAAGCTGGCCACCTTGTTTTCTGCCATGGTGGCCCTGTGCATTTTGTTCATCAGCTTCGCCAAAACCTACCTGTTTGAAGATCCGCAGGTGGCCGCCCAGAAGTTTGCCTACATCATCGCCTTCAGCGGGGTGGGCATGGCCCTGGGCGCCTTTTGGGTGGGACATTCCTTCCACCACGCCCGCCGTGGGGTGATGGTCTACAGCGGATTTCTAAGCGTGGGCCTGTGCCTGGTACTGCTGACCCTGGTGCGCTTTCTCTCCATGAAGGGCCATGTCATTTACCTACCCCAGCTCCTCAGTGGCGGGTTTGAGCTGGCTGCGGTGCGCTTCACCGCCCGCATGGTCTACACCTATGCCCTGTCAATCATCATGGGCGTGGGAGCCGCCTTTATCGCCATTCCCTTACAGGCTCTCTTACAGGAACTCATCCCGGAAGACAAGCGGGGCAAAGTGTTTGGGGTTCAGTTCACCATTTTAAGCACCTCCTCCACCTTGCCGGTGCTGGTAGCCGGTCTGGCTGTAGAGCAAGTGGGCGTTGGGGCCATGTTTCTGTTAATTGGGATACCGATGCTATTATTGGGGGTATTGGGACTGTATAACCGATTGAAGGCCGAAAAATCACATGTCTTTGCTGCAAATTGGTAA
- a CDS encoding glycosyltransferase family 2 protein, which yields MKEKILLLSMIAVIWLVVFLTGKVMPRLSSVVLLLVFMILYTWLMTLAMVHHKRMEAKRPKPLNLDYLPRVSVVISAHNEQVVIENTIYNLLKLDYPDYELLIMDDRSTDQTPAILTRLGETLPLPFRYHLRPADAIPGKPAVLNEALTLTDGEVICVFDADAYVESDFLRRIVPFLADENVGAVQARKIIANGNENWLTRCQNYEYSLDSHFQYGRDSVRGAVELRGNGQLVKREALEEVNGWNVNTLTDDLDLSTRLHIEGWDIRFAHKVPVFEEGIVEFGGLLKQRRRWTEGTLFRYLEYAGPLLRSRKASLRTTLDMVAYFLEFLLPLWLVLDLIQLGWGVVMADPTSTRIISSLLVIPIFCLGIASAIIVAIIRFNRPPLWEALKWTAVTSVYLTILWIPLVFGIMVKVLWQKQRRTRWDKTEHKGSTYQHALDTPAFPG from the coding sequence TTGAAAGAAAAAATCCTTCTCCTGAGTATGATTGCCGTGATTTGGCTGGTGGTCTTTCTGACCGGAAAGGTCATGCCGCGCCTTTCATCCGTTGTGCTGTTGCTGGTGTTCATGATCCTCTACACCTGGCTGATGACGCTGGCCATGGTTCACCACAAGCGCATGGAAGCCAAACGTCCCAAACCCCTCAATCTGGACTATCTGCCCAGGGTTTCCGTGGTTATTTCTGCCCACAACGAGCAGGTGGTTATTGAAAACACCATTTACAACCTGCTGAAGCTGGATTACCCCGATTACGAGCTGTTGATCATGGATGATCGCAGTACCGATCAAACCCCGGCCATCCTGACCCGACTGGGGGAAACGCTGCCCCTGCCTTTCCGCTATCACCTGCGCCCCGCCGACGCCATCCCCGGGAAGCCTGCCGTGCTGAACGAGGCGTTGACCCTGACCGATGGGGAAGTTATCTGTGTTTTTGACGCGGATGCCTACGTAGAGTCTGATTTCCTGCGCCGCATCGTGCCCTTTTTGGCCGATGAGAACGTGGGGGCCGTTCAAGCCCGTAAAATCATCGCCAATGGCAATGAAAACTGGCTCACCCGATGCCAGAACTATGAGTATTCACTGGACTCCCACTTTCAGTATGGCCGAGACAGTGTGCGAGGCGCAGTAGAACTGCGCGGAAACGGCCAGTTGGTGAAACGGGAAGCCCTTGAGGAAGTCAACGGCTGGAACGTGAACACCCTGACTGATGATCTCGATCTGTCCACCCGCCTGCACATTGAGGGCTGGGATATTCGCTTTGCCCACAAGGTGCCGGTCTTTGAGGAAGGCATTGTAGAGTTTGGCGGCTTGCTCAAACAGAGGCGTCGCTGGACGGAAGGCACCCTGTTCCGGTATCTGGAATACGCAGGCCCCTTGCTCCGCTCCCGCAAGGCCTCCTTGCGTACCACCCTGGATATGGTGGCCTACTTTCTGGAATTTTTGCTGCCCCTGTGGCTGGTCCTGGACCTCATTCAGCTGGGCTGGGGGGTTGTCATGGCCGATCCCACCTCCACCCGCATTATTTCCTCGCTGTTGGTCATTCCCATTTTTTGTCTGGGCATTGCTTCGGCCATTATTGTGGCCATCATTCGCTTCAACCGCCCGCCTTTGTGGGAAGCCCTCAAGTGGACGGCGGTCACCTCGGTGTATCTCACCATTTTATGGATTCCGCTGGTGTTTGGCATTATGGTGAAAGTGCTGTGGCAAAAACAGCGTCGCACTCGGTGGGATAAAACCGAGCATAAGGGCAGCACTTACCAGCATGCCTTAGACACTCCCGCATTCCCCGGCTAA
- the purE gene encoding 5-(carboxyamino)imidazole ribonucleotide mutase: MNTSASSPETAPNKTLVSIIMGSQSDWETMRHAHEMLNRFDVPHECLVVSAHRTPQWLAEFAAQAEERKIQVIIAGAGGAAHLPGMTAAQTLVPVLGVPIQSQALNGMDSLLSIVQMPAGVPVGTMAIGKSGAINAALMAVAVLANTHPALREELTRYRQEQTETVLQGRHLPV; encoded by the coding sequence ATGAATACTTCCGCTTCCTCTCCTGAAACAGCCCCGAACAAGACGCTGGTGTCCATTATTATGGGCAGCCAGTCCGATTGGGAAACCATGCGCCATGCCCACGAAATGCTGAACCGCTTTGACGTACCGCACGAGTGCCTGGTGGTATCGGCCCACCGGACGCCTCAGTGGCTGGCCGAGTTCGCGGCTCAGGCGGAGGAGCGGAAGATTCAGGTCATTATCGCCGGGGCCGGTGGGGCCGCCCACTTGCCGGGCATGACCGCCGCCCAGACCCTGGTGCCGGTTCTGGGTGTGCCCATACAAAGCCAGGCCCTCAATGGCATGGATTCCCTGCTGTCCATTGTGCAAATGCCTGCCGGGGTGCCCGTGGGAACCATGGCCATCGGCAAGTCCGGAGCCATTAACGCCGCCCTGATGGCCGTGGCTGTTTTGGCAAACACTCACCCGGCCTTGCGGGAGGAACTAACCCGCTATCGGCAGGAACAGACCGAAACCGTCCTACAGGGGCGACATTTGCCGGTATGA
- a CDS encoding 5-(carboxyamino)imidazole ribonucleotide synthase — MTASVHLPGSTLGILGSGQLGRMLALTAKRLGYRVHVFSPERDTPAGQVADLEIAADYTDLPALKHFAQGVDVVTIEFENIPVQALAALQPEVPVYPQPHVLEITQHRLREKQFLSDLGIPVVPFVPVNNLQELQAGMTQLGLPAVLKTAGFGYDGKGQVRLESEAQALDAYEAFAGQACVMERFLDLEREISVIAARAEDGTFQAYRPVENRHRNHILDFTLAPAQISETIEAQALQITQRIMEALNMRGLLCVEFFITRQGELLVNELAPRPHNSGHYTIEAAVCDQFEQQLRVVCGLPLGDPALRQPAAMANVLGDLWANGEPDWQSALARSPVYLHLYGKQEARVGRKMGHLTTLGDSVDAAFQLAKQARERLNR; from the coding sequence ATGACCGCTTCCGTTCATTTACCCGGCAGCACCTTAGGCATTTTAGGCAGCGGTCAATTGGGCCGCATGTTGGCCCTCACCGCCAAACGATTGGGCTACCGGGTGCACGTCTTTTCTCCCGAGCGTGACACCCCGGCCGGGCAAGTGGCTGACTTGGAAATCGCCGCCGACTACACCGATTTACCCGCCCTGAAGCACTTTGCCCAAGGCGTGGATGTGGTGACCATTGAGTTTGAAAACATTCCGGTACAGGCCTTGGCCGCCTTGCAGCCGGAGGTGCCGGTCTACCCCCAGCCGCACGTGCTGGAAATCACCCAGCACCGTTTGCGGGAAAAACAGTTTTTATCCGATCTGGGCATCCCAGTGGTGCCCTTTGTCCCCGTCAATAATCTTCAGGAGTTGCAAGCGGGCATGACTCAGCTGGGGTTGCCTGCCGTCCTGAAGACCGCTGGCTTTGGCTACGACGGCAAAGGGCAGGTTCGTCTGGAAAGCGAAGCCCAAGCGCTGGACGCTTATGAAGCCTTCGCCGGGCAAGCCTGCGTGATGGAGCGCTTTTTGGACCTGGAGCGGGAGATTTCAGTCATTGCCGCAAGGGCCGAGGACGGGACGTTTCAAGCCTATCGTCCGGTGGAAAATCGGCATCGGAATCATATTCTGGATTTCACCCTGGCCCCGGCCCAAATTTCTGAGACGATTGAAGCGCAGGCCCTTCAGATTACCCAACGCATCATGGAAGCCCTGAACATGCGGGGCTTGCTGTGCGTGGAATTTTTCATCACCCGGCAAGGGGAGTTACTGGTGAATGAGCTGGCCCCCCGGCCTCATAACTCCGGGCATTACACCATTGAGGCCGCCGTATGCGATCAGTTTGAGCAACAATTGCGCGTGGTCTGCGGCTTGCCCCTGGGAGACCCCGCTTTGCGCCAGCCAGCGGCTATGGCCAATGTGCTGGGGGATTTATGGGCTAACGGAGAACCTGACTGGCAGTCCGCTTTGGCCCGGTCTCCGGTGTACTTGCATTTGTACGGCAAGCAAGAAGCCCGAGTCGGTCGTAAAATGGGCCACCTAACCACCTTAGGCGACTCCGTGGATGCCGCTTTTCAGCTGGCCAAACAGGCCCGTGAACGTCTTAATCGTTGA
- the def gene encoding peptide deformylase gives MSVLKVLKFPHPILREKCEPVISWDNRLQKLIDDMTETMYAAYGSVGLAASQVGETTRLIVLDTSSKTTREDYKVLINPTIVEASRNKTMREGCLSFPEYLANIKRATKVTFTAFDRHGELKTYTVQGLEAIAIQHEIDHLDGVLMIDRISSLKTDWIRRQPKGETALEFTQNTPTGNTYVEPSADPPLVLQSALAAPMSDPNRGSLPL, from the coding sequence ATGAGCGTTCTGAAAGTCTTGAAATTCCCTCACCCTATCCTGCGGGAGAAATGCGAGCCGGTCATCAGTTGGGATAACCGCTTGCAGAAGCTGATTGATGATATGACCGAGACCATGTACGCCGCTTACGGCTCGGTGGGCTTGGCCGCCTCTCAGGTGGGAGAAACCACCCGCCTGATTGTGCTGGACACCAGCAGCAAAACCACCCGTGAAGACTACAAGGTACTGATTAACCCTACCATTGTGGAGGCTTCCCGGAACAAGACCATGCGGGAAGGCTGCCTGAGCTTCCCTGAGTATCTGGCCAACATCAAGCGGGCCACCAAAGTTACCTTTACGGCCTTTGATCGGCACGGGGAACTGAAGACCTACACCGTGCAAGGGTTGGAGGCCATTGCCATTCAGCACGAGATTGATCACCTGGACGGGGTGTTGATGATTGATCGCATCAGTTCCCTGAAAACGGACTGGATTCGTCGCCAACCCAAGGGAGAAACCGCCCTGGAGTTTACCCAGAACACCCCCACCGGTAACACTTATGTGGAGCCGTCAGCAGACCCGCCTTTGGTTCTTCAATCCGCGCTGGCCGCCCCCATGAGCGACCCCAACCGAGGGTCCTTGCCCTTGTGA
- a CDS encoding acyl-CoA thioesterase: MPTPSDSPKPLPLLHSMELDVNIFDTDCYGVMWHGAYTKWLEMGRVKLLEAQGYAFPKPGDPEGYVFPVVEQTLKYKRSAPYGDKLVLSTRLAVEGYKLLFLQNFRSQNTDQVTVEAVTTVVVVDAQWRVQRRLPEALKVIMGLSPGIA; the protein is encoded by the coding sequence ATGCCCACGCCCTCTGACTCTCCAAAACCGCTCCCCTTGCTGCATAGCATGGAATTGGACGTGAATATTTTTGATACGGACTGCTATGGGGTGATGTGGCACGGCGCCTACACCAAATGGCTGGAAATGGGCCGGGTGAAGTTGCTGGAAGCTCAGGGCTATGCCTTCCCCAAGCCGGGCGACCCTGAAGGTTACGTGTTTCCCGTAGTAGAGCAAACCCTGAAGTACAAGCGATCCGCGCCATACGGGGACAAACTGGTCTTGAGTACCCGCTTGGCCGTGGAGGGCTACAAGCTGCTATTCCTGCAAAATTTTCGCAGCCAGAACACGGATCAGGTGACGGTGGAAGCGGTGACCACCGTGGTGGTGGTGGATGCCCAGTGGCGGGTGCAGCGTCGTCTGCCAGAGGCCTTGAAGGTCATCATGGGGTTGTCGCCCGGCATAGCCTAG